The following are from one region of the Coffea eugenioides isolate CCC68of chromosome 2, Ceug_1.0, whole genome shotgun sequence genome:
- the LOC113761295 gene encoding homeobox-leucine zipper protein ANTHOCYANINLESS 2, protein MNFGGFLDNNSVGGGGAKIVADIPYSDSSNHNNNNVNSSNTNMPASAAIAQPRLATQSLSKSMFSSPGLSLALQTSLEGQEVRRMSENYESNMNIGRRSRDEEHESRSGSDNMEGGSGDDQDAADKPPRKKRYHRHTPQQIQELEALFKECPHPDEKQRLELSKRLCLETRQVKFWFQNRRTQMKTQLERHENSILRQENDKLRAENMSIREAMRNPICTNCGGPAIIGEVSLEEQHLRIENARLKDELDRVCALAGKFLGRPISSSAASMAPPLPNSSLELGVGGNGFASLSTVPATLPLGPPDFGVGIGNPLSLMAGPTKAAATTAGTGIERSLEKSMYLELALAAMNELVKLAQTDEPLWLRSLEGGREILNHEEYMRTFTPCIGVKPTGFVTEASRETGMVIINSLALVETLMDANKWAEMFPCMIARTSTTDVISGGMGGTRNGALQLMHGELQVLSPLVPVREVNFLRFCKQHAEGVWAVVDVSVDSIRETSGGGASPTFPRSRRLPSGCLVEDMPNGYSKVTWVEHAEYDESMIHQLYRPLIGAGMGFGSQRWIATLQRQCECLAILMSSSVAPRDHTAITASGRRSMLKLAQRMTDNFCAGVCASTVHKWNKLCAGNVDEDVRVMTRKSVDDPGEPPGIVLSAATSVWLPVSPQRLFDFLRDERLRSEWDILSNGGPMQEMAHIAKGQDHGNCVSLLRASAMNANQSSMLILQETCIDAAGSLVVYAPVDIPAMHVVMNGGDSAYVALLPSGFAIVPDGPGSRGPLPNGLTNGPTSHRVSGSLLTVAFQILVNSLPTAKLTVESVETVNNLISCTVQKIKAALHCES, encoded by the exons ATGAATTTTGGGGGATTTCTTGATAACAATTCAGTTGGTGGCGGCGGTGCAAAAATCGTTGCCGACATACCTTACAGCGACAGCAGCAACCACAACAACAACAACGTTAACAGCAGCAATACAAACATGCCCGCAAGTGCTGCAATTGCTCAGCCGCGCCTCGCTACTCAATCTCTTTCCAAGTCCATGTTCTCCTCTCCTGGCCTCTCCCTCGCCCTT CAAACGAGTTTGGAGGGGCAAGAGGTGAGGAGAATGTCCGAAAACTACGAGTCCAATATGAATATTGGAAGGAGAAGCAGAGATGAAGAGCACGAGAGCAGATCTGGGAGTGATAACATGGAGGGTGGATCAGGAGATGATCAAGATGCTGCCGACAAGCCACCAAGGAAGAAGAGATACCATCGCCACACCCCCCAACAAATCCAAGAACTTGAAGC TCTCTTCAAAGAGTGTCCTCATCCCGATGAGAAACAAAGGTTGGAGCTCAGCAAAAGGCTTTGCTTGGAGACTAGACAAGTTAAGTTTTGGTTTCAGAATAGAAGAAcacaaatgaag ACACAACTCGAGAGGCATGAGAATTCAATCCTCAGGCAAGAAAATGATAAGCTTCGCGCGGAAAATATGTCAATAAGAGAGGCCATGAGGAATCCAATTTGCACCAACTGTGGTGGTCCTGCAATAATTGGCGAAGTCTCCCTAGAGGAGCAACATCTGAGGATTGAAAATGCACGATTGAAGGACGAATTGGACCGAGTTTGTGCACTTGCTGGAAAGTTTTTAGGCCGTCCCATATCGTCCTCGGCCGCATCCATGGCTCCTCCATTGCCCAATTCCAGTTTGGAGCTCGGGGTCGGAGGAAACGGATTTGCTAGCTTAAGCACTGTCCCAGCAACACTGCCGTTAGGCCCTCCAGATTTCGGGGTCGGAATCGGAAACCCTTTATCCTTGATGGCGGGTCCGACTAAAGCAGCGGCAACAACTGCCGGGACGGGCATTGAAAGATCATTGGAGAAATCCATGTACTTGGAGCTGGCTTTGGCGGCAATGAATGAACTGGTGAAATTGGCACAAACAGATGAGCCCCTTTGGCTGAGGAGCCTGGAAGGCGGTAGAGAAATACTGAATCATGAGGAGTACATGAGAACATTTACTCCTTGCATTGGCGTGAAACCCACTGGCTTTGTTACCGAGGCCTCCAGAGAAACCGGCATGGTGATTATCAACAGCTTGGCTCTCGTGGAGACATTAATGGATGCG AACAAATGGGCGGAGATGTTTCCTTGTATGATTGCAAGAACCTCGACCACAGATGTGATATCAGGTGGAATGGGAGGAACCAGAAATGGTGCACTTCAGCTG ATGCACGGGGAACTGCAAGTTCTTTCGCCATTGGTTCCAGTTCGTGAGGTGAATTTCCTCCGGTTTTGCAAGCAGCATGCAGAGGGGGTGTGGGCTGTGGTGGACGTGTCCGTTGATTCCATCCGGGAAACTTCCGGTGGTGGTGCGTCACCGACATTTCCCCGTAGTAGAAGGCTTCCTTCTGGTTGTTTAGTGGAAGATATGCCCAATGGCTACTCCAAA GTTACTTGGGTAGAACATGCTGAATACGACGAATCTATGATCCACCAACTCTACCGCCCGTTGATCGGTGCCGGAATGGGGTTCGGCTCTCAGAGATGGATCGCCACCCTCCAACGCCAGTGCGAGTGCCTCGCCATCCTCATGTCCTCCAGCGTCGCACCCCGGGATCACACCG CAATAACTGCAAGTGGGAGGAGAAGCATGTTGAAGCTGGCGCAGCGGATGACTGATAACTTTTGTGCCGGCGTCTGTGCTTCGACGGTGCACAAATGGAACAAACTGTGTGCCGGCAATGTGGACGAGGATGTCCGAGTGATGACCCGAAAGAGCGTGGACGATCCCGGCGAGCCACCGGGCATTGTTTTGAGCGCAGCCACGTCCGTTTGGCTCCCCGTTTCCCCGCAGAGACTCTTTGATTTTCTCCGCGATGAACGCCTCCGGAGTGAATGGGACATCTTATCCAACGGTGGTCCCATGCAAGAAATGGCCCATATTGCCAAAGGTCAAGATCACGGCAACTGCGTTTCCCTCCTCCGTGCTAGT GCTATGAACGCGAACCAGAGTAGCATGCTGATACTGCAGGAGACATGCATAGACGCGGCGGGGTCGCTTGTGGTGTACGCGCCCGTTGACATTCCAGCAATGCACGTGGTGATGAACGGTGGGGATTCCGCATACGTTGCCCTGCTCCCCTCGGGATTTGCTATCGTACCTGACGGCCCAGGTTCTCGTGGGCCCCTTCCCAATGGTCTGACAAACGGCCCCACCAGCCACAGAGTTAGTGGGTCCCTCTTGACCGTGGCCTTCCAGATTTTGGTGAATAGTCTCCCTACAGCCAAGCTCACTGTAGAATCCGTGGAGACCGTCAACAATCTCATTTCTTGCACCGTACAGAAAATCAAGGCTGCTCTTCACTGCGAAAGCTGA